The Bradyrhizobium betae genomic interval CTCCCAGTCCGGGACTGGGTTCGCCTTGAATTCGATCTCGCCGCCTTCGCCGACGACCTGCCAGGCGCGGACGGTGCCGTCCGGCGCCAGCCGGATGTTCGCGAGGATCAGGTCGTCAGGTCCCGGATCGAATGCGACGATGATCTCGATGCCGGGCTTCGGAGGCAGCTCAGCGGCCAAGCGCGCGACGTACTCATCGTCGGACTCGTCTGGATTTCGCGGGCTCATTGCCATGTCGTCAGTCCTCCTTTCGCCATCCGACGGCCTTAACTAGGCGCCAGACCCGATCTTCGCCGACCTGGACCATGCGCCAGACCAGCATATGCGCGCCCGGGTATCCCGTGCCCAGCAGCAGCGAGGGCGGTGGCCATCCGTCGTAGTCGTGATGGAATAGCGCCCACGACGATGCCGTCGTCACGACGCTCGACGTCGAGCAGCGCCATCCGGCCTTCGAGTGACATCGTCTCGACGTCATCGCCGTCCACGCGCAGGACCAGCTCGACTCTGTGCTCGCTCATCATGCGTCCACTCCGTCGATCGGGACCTCCTCGCCGGCGGGCTCGCCGAGCTTCCAGAGCCTGTTCTGCGATCGGGCCCACCGTCCTTTGCGGTCGAGCCACAGGATCGGCGACGTGGTCGCGTCCTTGCCGTCCAACAGGTACGGGTGACCGGTCGCACGTCCGATCAGCGTCATCTCATATTCGCCGCTCGGGCCGCGCGTGATGGTCGCCACCCATCCAGAGAGCCGCGGCGCGGCCGTCAGCTGCTCCGCCGGCGGCTGCTCGCCGCGCATGTAGGCCGCCATGTCGTTCTGCAGCGCCTTCTCTTCCAGTGACATATCAGTGCCTCCGTGCGCAGTTGTCGCGTGCTTCCAGCGTCGCCGAAACGAGACGCTGCAGCTTGCGCATCGAAAACCTCTCGCTGGCCCAGGCGCGGCCGATGATCTCCAGCTCGTCTGGCGCGAGCGGATGGTCGTGGGCGCGGGCCTCGTCCTCGGCGGCGAGGTCGCGCATCACCAGCGCCGCCAGCTTCGGCAAGTGCGCCAGGGTGGGAGCAGGGATCCTGATCACCCTGAACCGGTCGCGCAGCTGCGACGGCAACTTCTCGACGGAGTTGGCGGTTGCACAGTGCAACACGTGGCTGAGGTCTAGTACCGCATCGATCCCGCTCTCGGGATATTGACGTGAAGTTTCAACCTCAAGGTGAGGCGTAATCGCGCTCCATAGGTTGCCGTTGTGGTGGGACTCGCCGGCCTTGTCGATTTCGTCCGTCATGCAGATGGGGTTGGCGGTTTTCGACATCAGGATCGCGCGCGCCGGCACGCTCGCTTGCGCCGACGACCAACCCTTCGGAGTTCCAGAATACATGCCGTCGAATGAGCTCGCGGCATCGAACCGCGAAATGAACATCTGCGGCGAAATCAGCTCTGCTAAGCGTCTGACGATCCGCGACTTGCCGGTGCCGGGCTGGCTCAGCAACAGGGTCGGCTTCATCCGGGCCGGCTCCCCGCTTCGCAGGTCCTGCGTCAGCATCGCGACCTCGCGGAACGCATGCGGATACTCGGCCTGCAGGCGCTCGCGCACCTCGGCGGCGTCTCGGCACACCACGAGCGGCAGCGGCTCGTCACGCAGATCGCGCCACGCCTGCGGCAGGCCCTTCTCCTCCGCGCGGTCCTTGCGCATCACGATGACCGTGGGCTGCACGGGCGTCGTCGGCTGCTCATCCTGCCCGTCGAAATCCTCGCACGAAAAATCTTCGGGGTAGGCGATCTTCGACGTCTCCCTTTCGGCGATCCGAAAAATCGACACCGGCGCCGTTGAGTCGGTCCATTCGCCGCGCGCCGCCATCCACCAGACGTGCAGGCGGTCCCGCAGCAGCCGCAGACGGTTGGCATCGATGGCAGCGCGGCTGTTCAGCAGCCACGAGAGCTGCGGCAGTACAGCGTTGAACGACTCCGGACGCTCCGGATCGCAGATCAACATCTGCCACCCGATGGCCAGGTCGCCGCACTCGCCCATGCGCTGATCGAACAGCTCTTCGACGAGCCACGCGATCCGGACCCGCTGCTTCTTGCGGTCGAGGTCCCGGGCCGGCGGTGTGATGCCGAGCGAGCCGGCCATGCGCACGGTCGTCTTGCACAGGTGGTCGAATGCTTCGTCCCAGCGGTCCTGCTCGAGCAGTTGCACGCAGACAGGCGCGTCGGCGGGTGCCTTTTCCTTGGCCCATTCGATATCAGCCATCCGGAAAAACTCCGTCAGTCCGCCCTCGATGAACTGCGCGGCCTTCCAAGTCTCCAGCCGGGTCATCGCCTCGGACATGTCGGCGTCAGCGTGCTTGAGGAGTCCTTGGGCGCCGGCGACGATCTCCCATCGCTTCACCGTGCTGGTGGCCGGCTGCAGCGCCAGCAGCTTCCACGCGCAGGCCAGCACGGCGTCGGACTCGAGGGCGTCCGCGATCCGCGTCAGAAATTCGGAGCTGGCGTCGCGCAGCGAACCGTCGCGAAGCAGGTTGAGCTCGAGGTCCGGGCGCGTCGCCCGAGTGCGCGCGATGATGTACCGGGCCGCCTCAGCCCAGGTCGACGAGCAGACGACTCTAGCGAGCCATCCGAGACGGCGCTTGATGCCAG includes:
- a CDS encoding DUF6634 family protein, which translates into the protein MSLEEKALQNDMAAYMRGEQPPAEQLTAAPRLSGWVATITRGPSGEYEMTLIGRATGHPYLLDGKDATTSPILWLDRKGRWARSQNRLWKLGEPAGEEVPIDGVDA
- a CDS encoding AAA family ATPase — translated: MTAEAGIKRRLGWLARVVCSSTWAEAARYIIARTRATRPDLELNLLRDGSLRDASSEFLTRIADALESDAVLACAWKLLALQPATSTVKRWEIVAGAQGLLKHADADMSEAMTRLETWKAAQFIEGGLTEFFRMADIEWAKEKAPADAPVCVQLLEQDRWDEAFDHLCKTTVRMAGSLGITPPARDLDRKKQRVRIAWLVEELFDQRMGECGDLAIGWQMLICDPERPESFNAVLPQLSWLLNSRAAIDANRLRLLRDRLHVWWMAARGEWTDSTAPVSIFRIAERETSKIAYPEDFSCEDFDGQDEQPTTPVQPTVIVMRKDRAEEKGLPQAWRDLRDEPLPLVVCRDAAEVRERLQAEYPHAFREVAMLTQDLRSGEPARMKPTLLLSQPGTGKSRIVRRLAELISPQMFISRFDAASSFDGMYSGTPKGWSSAQASVPARAILMSKTANPICMTDEIDKAGESHHNGNLWSAITPHLEVETSRQYPESGIDAVLDLSHVLHCATANSVEKLPSQLRDRFRVIRIPAPTLAHLPKLAALVMRDLAAEDEARAHDHPLAPDELEIIGRAWASERFSMRKLQRLVSATLEARDNCARRH